The genome window GTAGATGCCGGGCTGTGCAGGAATGTTCAGCGTACCGGGATTGCCGTTTCTGGTGTAGAAATAATCCTTGTATTGTCCGACCGGCGTGCCTTTGGGCACCACCGTGACGTAGTCGCCGGGATTGTTCGGCCCGGTCCACTTGACCTGAATGCGGCTGCCCGGTTTGGCGCTGACGGGGGCCGTCAGGCCGTACTTTGGCGCGGTCAGCGTGATGGGAATGCTGGCGAGGGTGGGGTTGGGATTGGCCTTCTCACTGGAGTAACGTAGCTCGTATTCGCCCGCGTCCAGCGGCACAATCAATTTGCCGGGGCTGCCTGCCGATGTGTAAAAGTAGGTGGTGTACTTACCGACGGGAGCGCCTTTTTGCACCACCGTCACGTAATCGCCGGGATTGTTCGGTCCGGTCCACTTGACCTCAATCTCGCTGCCTGCCCCGGCGGATTTGGAGGAAGACAGGCCGTACGTCGGCGGCGTCAGCGTGATGAGCGCACTGGCGAGGGTGGGGTTGGGATTGGCCTTCTCGCTGGAATAGCGCAGTTCATACTCGCCGGGCTCCAGCGGCGCGAGCAGCTTGCCAGGATTGCCCGCCTTGGTATAGAAGTAGTTGGTGTATTTGCCCACCGGTGCACCCCTTTTCACCACTGTGACGTAATCGCCAGGATTATTTGGCCCTGTCCACTTGATCACGACTTCACTGCCCGCCCCAGCAGATTTTGGACCCGATACGGCGTATTTGCCTGTCTGGGCGGCCGCGGTGGCGCGGCCCAGCGCTTCACCGAGTTCCTTACCGCTGCGGGTGTTTTCAAACGTTCCCACGCCCTCAAAACTCTTGCGGGCCTTTTCGTTCAGGTCGATGCCGATGATGCGGATGTCCACCTCGATGCCCAGCTTCTTAAACATCGCCCCGGCGTCATTCAGCTTGCCCCCGCAGGACTCCTCACCGTCTGTCACGAGGACGATGACCTTGCGGCTGCTGTCCTTCGGGAAGTCGTTGGCCGCCTGCATCAGGGAGTAGACGATGGGCGTGGCCCCTTTTGGTGTGGCAGCCGTCACCTGAGTTTGCAGCGCGGCCTTGTCAAAGCCTTTCATGGGCGTGACCAGCACGGAATCCTCGCACTGTGCGCCCGCTTTCAGCCCCGCGCCGTAAATCCTCATGCCCACATTCAAGCCGGGATCGGCGTTCAAACCTCCCAGAAACTGGGTGAGGGTGGCTTTGGCCGAAGCGATCCGGGTCTGGCCGTCGGGCAGTTTGCCCAGCATGCTCCCCGACGCGTCCAGAATCAGTTGAATATTGGTGGTGGCGCTCTGGGCGCTGGCGGAAAGGCCCAGGCCAAGAGCCAGGGTCACAGACAGGGAAATACTTCTGGGTATGCGCATGAGAACACCTCTCGGAAGGCTGTAAAAAGTCGGTCAATTCTGCTCACGTGGGTAACGGTGGCGACTGCGCGAAACTGGCGGCAGTGAACGGCCTCAGCTCATGCTCTCGGTGGGTGTTGCCGGGTGAAGGCAAGTACGGAATCAGGTCGCCTGGAAGAGGTGAGAGCGTGGAGCCGTCAGGCGCTGGCTTCCAGCATGGCTACCCGCTGCGATTCCTCAGTCCCGCTCAACGGGGAGGCGGTGGTCTTGGGTTCCCGCACCAGCAACACCGGCACCCCGATCCGGCGCATAACGCCCTCGGCGACGCTGCCCAGGAAGAAACGGTCCAGCCCGCTGCGGCCATGCGTCCCCATCACCACCAGCGAGCACTGCTGCTGCTCGGCCACATCGGCAATCGCTTGAGCGGTTCGCGGATTGCCGTCCTCCAGGCACAGCAAACGGATGTTGGGCGATCCCAGCGCCGTGCGGGCGTCTTCCAGCAGGCGCTGACCCTCGGCTTTGGCGCGTTCGCGGGTCTCCAGAGTGCCGAAGGTATAGGCCGAATCGCCGTAGATCACGGGAAGCGGGGGCACGACGTACAGCACGGTCAAGGTGCTGTGGTGGCAACGGGCCAGTTCGGCGGCAACTGGCAGGGCAAGAGCACTCAGTGGGCTGCCGTCAATCGGGACGAGAATGTGGTCAAACATAAACAACTCCTTGAATCGGTGTCCGTTCCAGCGCGTGGCCAGGCGACATACGGGTGTGAAAAGGGAGCCTAGAATGTTCGGGCTGCCCCCTGCCCTCACCTCAGTAGCGGGTGAGCATCACCATGCCGCCAGTTGCGGCCAGTTCGCCGTCGTCCACGAAGACCGCCCGCCCGCCGCGTTGCATGACGTGTTCGATCATCTCGTCCACGGCGTCGGCGGCGTCGTCCGGGCCATCTCCACCGCTGGGCAGCCGGGTCAGGCGGCGGCCATCCTGGCTGACCCGCGCGGGGAAGTGCAGGTTTTGCTCGACCACCATGGTGTCCACCTGTCCGTCCAGCGCGGCTTGCCAGGCTTCATCCAAATCCGATACCGTCCGGTTGTGTCCGCTGGCCTGCTCAATCTGCTCGAAGATGTCCTGGCGGCGTTCGCGCAGAGCCGCCTGCATCTGGGGCCAGATGAGTTCGCCCAGATCATGGGCACTTAGGTGATCATGGCCGCCCTCGACTTCCGTGACGATCAGCTCCGTGTTACGGCTGACCCGTTTGAACATCCCCAGGTTCTCGGACAGGCCCACCAGCACCACCGGGAAGGGCAGCGCCTGCACCGCCCCGCGCAGGCCGGTGTCTACCTGCCGCATGAACTCTTCCAGCGCCCGCTCGATCTCGCGGCTGGGCGAGGCCCCGATGCCCATCTGAACAGCCACACCGGTGCCGGGGCCGCTGTATTCACGTGGGAAGCCGTAATCCCGAACCTCGTGCAGATCAGGGCCGCGCCCCAGATACAGCCGGGTGGGTTTTTCCGTGAGCATCAGCGCCAGGTACTGCGGCGTGCGGTTCATGGCGAAGACCAGATCACGGGTCAGGAAGGTGTCGTCCAGCACCACGCGTTCCGGCAAACGGTAAGGCAGCTTGAAGACCTCCTGGTAGGCGGCGCTGACAAACAGGGCCAGCCCGTCCAAGTTGTGTTCGTGGTTCACGCTGTCGGCCAACTCTTGAAGCTGTTCTCTGAGCTTCAGCGTCTCGCGCTTGCCGTACTCGGCTTCCAAGCGGTTCGTGGTCTCCGTCACCAGATTCTTGAGGCGAATCGGGTCTTTCTGGTTGTCTGGCGAGGTGCGGTAGGTGGGCAGCGTGATGGTGACGCTGGGCCGGGCGCTCAGGCCTTGCAGGTGCTTGACAGTTTCGAGATTGAACATACTTGATCCTCCTGTGTCGTCGAGTGTTTGAGGTAGGGCGTCTGACGCCGTGAGCCCAGAGGGGGCGTCGCGGTCAGATTTGTTGGTCGCTCAGTCCAGATCGGTGAGGGTCAGCTCAGTCGGCGGCGCTCTGATTCGGTCACCCGTTCTGTACGCTGCTCCGAAGTGGCCCTTGCAAACCATTCCGGTAACTGCGCGATAGAAAACACGATCTCGCTGCCGGGCCTTGGAAGGACAGGGCCTCCATCGTCAGCCCAGACGGACAGGGCCAGCTTCTTGGCTGGACTCAACGGAGCTGGGGCGTCTGGAGCAATGGTCGATGCGGGTTTAACTTGCATAAATCATCACACTTCCTCTGGCAGGAAACATCTATTTCATGCTCTTGTTGTTAGAGGAGACATGCTTCCCGCTGAAATCATTCTACCTTATTTATCGTAAAGGTACCTGATCAAATTGGAGACCAAAAAATAAATTTCTGTGTTAATATTTAAGAAACGGCGGCATTTCAAAAATAAATCTAAATGACCCTGCTTTTCAAAAAATCTCTCTTACGAAAAAGAATAAAACTTGAGGTTCTATTAGAAACAGAGAT of Deinococcus detaillensis contains these proteins:
- a CDS encoding AOC03_06830 family ribosome hibernation factor, translated to MFNLETVKHLQGLSARPSVTITLPTYRTSPDNQKDPIRLKNLVTETTNRLEAEYGKRETLKLREQLQELADSVNHEHNLDGLALFVSAAYQEVFKLPYRLPERVVLDDTFLTRDLVFAMNRTPQYLALMLTEKPTRLYLGRGPDLHEVRDYGFPREYSGPGTGVAVQMGIGASPSREIERALEEFMRQVDTGLRGAVQALPFPVVLVGLSENLGMFKRVSRNTELIVTEVEGGHDHLSAHDLGELIWPQMQAALRERRQDIFEQIEQASGHNRTVSDLDEAWQAALDGQVDTMVVEQNLHFPARVSQDGRRLTRLPSGGDGPDDAADAVDEMIEHVMQRGGRAVFVDDGELAATGGMVMLTRY
- a CDS encoding vWA domain-containing protein codes for the protein MTLALGLGLSASAQSATTNIQLILDASGSMLGKLPDGQTRIASAKATLTQFLGGLNADPGLNVGMRIYGAGLKAGAQCEDSVLVTPMKGFDKAALQTQVTAATPKGATPIVYSLMQAANDFPKDSSRKVIVLVTDGEESCGGKLNDAGAMFKKLGIEVDIRIIGIDLNEKARKSFEGVGTFENTRSGKELGEALGRATAAAQTGKYAVSGPKSAGAGSEVVIKWTGPNNPGDYVTVVKRGAPVGKYTNYFYTKAGNPGKLLAPLEPGEYELRYSSEKANPNPTLASALITLTPPTYGLSSSKSAGAGSEIEVKWTGPNNPGDYVTVVQKGAPVGKYTTYFYTSAGSPGKLIVPLDAGEYELRYSSEKANPNPTLASIPITLTAPKYGLTAPVSAKPGSRIQVKWTGPNNPGDYVTVVPKGTPVGQYKDYFYTRNGNPGTLNIPAQPGIYEIRYSSEKASPNPTLSSVNLEVR
- a CDS encoding universal stress protein; the encoded protein is MFDHILVPIDGSPLSALALPVAAELARCHHSTLTVLYVVPPLPVIYGDSAYTFGTLETRERAKAEGQRLLEDARTALGSPNIRLLCLEDGNPRTAQAIADVAEQQQCSLVVMGTHGRSGLDRFFLGSVAEGVMRRIGVPVLLVREPKTTASPLSGTEESQRVAMLEASA